A genomic region of Pseudomonas migulae contains the following coding sequences:
- the ruvX gene encoding Holliday junction resolvase RuvX, which produces MALRLILGFDYGTKQIGVAVGQVITGQARELCTLKAQNGIPDWNQVEALIKEWKPDAVVVGLPLNMDGTPSDMCLRAEKFARRLNGRYNLPFYTHDERLTTFEAKGERRDRGGQKGSYRDNPVDAIAAALLLQGWLDENTALFES; this is translated from the coding sequence ATGGCCCTGCGCCTGATCCTGGGGTTTGACTACGGCACCAAACAGATCGGCGTAGCGGTCGGCCAGGTGATTACCGGCCAGGCACGCGAGCTGTGCACCTTGAAGGCGCAAAACGGTATTCCCGACTGGAACCAGGTCGAAGCCCTCATCAAAGAGTGGAAACCCGACGCAGTCGTCGTCGGCCTGCCGCTGAACATGGACGGCACGCCGAGCGACATGTGCCTGCGCGCCGAGAAGTTCGCCCGACGCCTGAACGGCCGCTACAACCTGCCCTTCTATACCCACGATGAACGCCTGACCACCTTCGAAGCCAAGGGTGAACGGCGTGATCGTGGCGGACAAAAGGGCAGTTACCGCGACAACCCGGTCGACGCCATCGCCGCCGCCCTGCTGCTGCAAGGCTGGCTCGACGAAAACACCGCACTGTTCGAATCCTGA
- a CDS encoding YqgE/AlgH family protein: MKNVSPSYLKHHFLIAMPHMADPNFAHTLTYIVEHTANGAMGLVVNRPQDLNLADILEQLRPDIEPPLLCQHVPIFIGGPVQTDRGFVLHPSGKKFQATVDLEGDLSLSTSQDVLFAIADGVGPAKSVITLGYAGWEAGQLEAELAQNAWLTCPFDADILFNTSSELRLDAAAKHLGVNLSLLTSQAGHA, encoded by the coding sequence ATGAAGAACGTCAGCCCCAGCTACCTCAAGCATCACTTCCTGATCGCCATGCCTCACATGGCCGACCCGAACTTTGCGCACACCTTGACCTACATCGTCGAGCACACGGCCAATGGTGCCATGGGGCTGGTGGTCAACCGTCCGCAAGACCTGAACCTGGCCGATATCCTCGAGCAATTGCGCCCCGATATCGAACCGCCGCTCCTCTGCCAGCATGTGCCGATTTTCATCGGTGGCCCGGTGCAGACTGATCGCGGTTTTGTTCTGCACCCGTCAGGCAAGAAGTTTCAGGCAACCGTTGATCTGGAAGGCGACCTGTCCCTGTCCACGTCCCAGGATGTGCTGTTCGCCATCGCCGATGGCGTCGGCCCGGCCAAGAGTGTGATCACCCTGGGTTATGCCGGCTGGGAAGCCGGGCAGCTTGAGGCCGAACTGGCGCAGAACGCCTGGCTTACCTGCCCGTTCGACGCCGACATCCTGTTCAACACCAGCAGCGAACTGCGCCTCGATGCGGCGGCCAAACACCTCGGCGTCAACCTCAGCCTGCTCACCAGCCAGGCGGGGCACGCCTGA
- a CDS encoding aspartate carbamoyltransferase catalytic subunit: MTPLETKRPLQLNDQGQLRHFLSLDGLRRELLTEILDTADSFLEVGARAVKKVPLLRGKTVCNVFFENSTRTRTTFELAAQRLSADVITLNVSTSSASKGETLLDTLRNLEAMAADMFVVRHGDSGAAHFIAEHVCPQVAIINGGDGRHAHPTQGMLDMLTIRRHKGGFENLSVAIVGDILHSRVARSNMLALKTLGCPDIRVIAPKTLLPIGIEQYGVKVYTDMAAGLKDVDVVIMLRLQRERMTGGLLPSEGEFYRLFGLTTARLAGAKPDCIVMHPGPINRGVEIESAVADGPHSVILNQVTYGIAIRMAVLSMAMSGQTAQRQFEQENAQ; this comes from the coding sequence ATGACGCCTCTAGAAACCAAGCGCCCGCTGCAGCTCAATGATCAGGGCCAGCTGCGCCACTTCCTCTCGCTCGACGGTTTGCGCCGCGAGCTGCTGACGGAAATCCTCGACACCGCCGACTCGTTCCTCGAAGTCGGCGCCCGGGCCGTGAAGAAAGTCCCGTTGCTGCGCGGCAAGACCGTGTGCAACGTGTTTTTCGAGAACTCCACCCGCACCCGCACCACCTTCGAACTGGCGGCGCAGCGGCTGTCGGCGGACGTGATCACTCTGAACGTGTCCACCTCGTCGGCGAGCAAGGGCGAAACCCTGCTCGACACCCTGCGCAACCTCGAAGCCATGGCCGCCGACATGTTCGTCGTGCGTCACGGTGATTCCGGCGCCGCGCACTTCATCGCCGAACACGTGTGCCCGCAAGTGGCGATCATCAACGGCGGCGACGGCCGTCACGCCCACCCGACGCAGGGCATGCTCGACATGCTGACCATCCGCCGGCACAAGGGCGGTTTCGAAAACCTTTCGGTGGCCATCGTCGGCGACATCCTGCACTCGCGGGTCGCGCGCTCGAACATGCTGGCGCTGAAAACCCTCGGCTGCCCGGACATCCGCGTCATCGCACCGAAAACCCTGCTGCCGATCGGCATCGAGCAATACGGCGTGAAGGTCTACACCGACATGGCCGCAGGCCTGAAAGACGTCGATGTGGTGATCATGCTGCGCCTGCAACGTGAACGCATGACCGGCGGCCTGCTGCCGAGCGAAGGCGAGTTCTACCGCCTGTTCGGCCTGACCACCGCGCGCCTGGCTGGCGCCAAGCCGGACTGCATCGTCATGCACCCGGGCCCGATCAACCGCGGCGTGGAAATCGAGTCGGCGGTGGCCGACGGCCCGCACTCGGTGATCCTCAACCAGGTGACCTACGGCATCGCCATTCGTATGGCCGTGTTGTCCATGGCCATGAGCGGGCAGACTGCCCAGCGCCAATTCGAGCAGGAGAACGCCCAGTGA
- a CDS encoding type IV pilus twitching motility protein PilT — protein sequence MDITELLAFSAKQGASDLHLSAGLPPMIRVDGDVRRINLPALDHKEVHELIYDIMNDIQRVEFEKHLETDFSFEVPGVARFRVNAFNQNRGAGAVFRTIPSKVLSMEDLGMGEVFRKITEAPRGLVLVTGPTGSGKSTTLAAMIDHLNGNRHHHILTIEDPIEFVHESRKCLINQREVHRDTRSFATALRSALREDPDVILVGEMRDLETIRLALTAAETGHLVFGTLHTTSAAKTIDRVVDVFPGDEKSMVRSMLSESLLAVVSQTLVKKIGGGRIAAHEIMLGTSAIRNLIREDKVAQMYSSIQTGGNLGMQTLDMCLKDLVTKGLISREHAREKARSPDNF from the coding sequence ATGGATATCACTGAACTGCTGGCGTTCAGCGCCAAACAAGGAGCGTCCGACTTGCACCTGTCGGCGGGCCTGCCGCCGATGATTCGCGTCGACGGCGATGTGCGGCGCATCAACCTGCCGGCTCTGGACCACAAGGAGGTTCACGAGCTGATCTACGACATCATGAACGACATCCAGCGGGTGGAATTCGAGAAGCATCTGGAAACCGACTTTTCCTTTGAAGTGCCCGGTGTGGCGCGTTTTCGGGTCAACGCCTTCAACCAGAATCGTGGTGCGGGCGCCGTATTCCGGACCATTCCATCCAAGGTCCTGAGCATGGAGGACCTGGGCATGGGGGAAGTGTTTCGCAAGATTACCGAGGCACCCCGGGGCCTGGTGCTGGTGACCGGCCCGACCGGCTCCGGCAAGTCCACCACCCTGGCGGCGATGATCGATCACCTGAACGGTAATCGCCATCACCACATCCTGACCATCGAAGACCCGATCGAATTCGTCCACGAATCGCGCAAATGCCTGATCAACCAGCGCGAAGTCCATCGCGATACCCGCAGTTTCGCCACTGCCTTGCGTTCGGCGCTGCGGGAAGACCCGGATGTGATTCTGGTGGGGGAGATGCGGGATCTGGAGACCATTCGTCTGGCGCTGACCGCTGCCGAGACCGGTCACCTGGTGTTCGGCACGCTGCACACCACGTCGGCGGCGAAAACCATCGACCGGGTGGTGGATGTGTTTCCGGGGGACGAGAAGTCGATGGTGCGCTCGATGCTGTCCGAATCATTGCTGGCGGTGGTTTCCCAAACGCTGGTAAAGAAGATCGGCGGTGGGCGCATCGCGGCGCACGAGATCATGCTGGGGACCTCGGCGATCCGTAACCTGATCCGCGAAGACAAGGTCGCGCAGATGTACTCGTCGATTCAGACCGGCGGGAATCTGGGGATGCAGACGCTGGATATGTGCTTGAAGGATCTGGTGACCAAAGGCTTGATCAGTCGCGAGCATGCGCGGGAGAAGGCGCGGTCGCCGGATAATTTCTGA
- a CDS encoding energy transducer TonB, translating to MTLPSDLPAELAHRGVRPADRLGFTLFLAALIHLALLLGVGFTMVEPKQISKTLEITLATFKSEKKPTKADFLAQENQEGSGTLDKKAIPKTTEVAPFQDNKVQKVTPPPAAKPEVREAPPKAAVTTVAPKPKKAAAKTEEPKPVTKPAVAAPTFDSEQLSSDIASLEAELANEQQLYAKRPRIHRLSAASTMKDKGAWYKDEWRKKVERIGNLNYPDEARRKQIYGNLRLMVSINRDGSLYEVLVLESSGQPLLDQAAQRIVRLAAPFSPFTGDLSDIDRLEIIRTWKFARGDRLSSN from the coding sequence ATGACACTTCCGTCCGATCTGCCCGCAGAACTCGCCCACCGCGGCGTGCGCCCGGCCGATCGCCTCGGATTTACCCTGTTTCTCGCGGCGCTGATTCACCTGGCCTTGTTGTTGGGCGTCGGCTTCACGATGGTCGAACCCAAGCAAATCAGCAAAACCCTGGAAATCACCCTCGCCACCTTCAAGAGTGAAAAGAAGCCGACGAAGGCTGATTTCCTCGCCCAGGAAAATCAGGAAGGCAGCGGCACCCTGGATAAAAAGGCGATTCCCAAGACCACCGAGGTCGCGCCGTTCCAGGACAACAAGGTGCAGAAAGTCACGCCACCACCGGCCGCCAAGCCTGAAGTTCGGGAAGCGCCGCCCAAGGCTGCCGTGACCACCGTCGCACCGAAACCGAAAAAAGCCGCGGCCAAGACCGAAGAACCCAAGCCCGTGACCAAGCCCGCTGTCGCTGCGCCGACGTTCGACAGTGAACAGCTGTCCAGCGACATCGCCAGCCTTGAAGCGGAACTGGCCAACGAACAACAGCTGTACGCCAAGCGCCCGCGTATCCACCGCCTGAGCGCCGCCTCGACCATGAAAGACAAGGGCGCCTGGTACAAGGACGAATGGCGCAAGAAGGTCGAGCGCATCGGCAACCTCAATTACCCCGACGAAGCGCGGCGCAAACAGATCTACGGCAATCTGCGCCTGATGGTCTCGATCAACCGCGACGGTTCGTTGTATGAAGTGCTGGTGCTGGAGTCGTCCGGGCAACCGCTGCTGGATCAGGCGGCGCAGCGGATCGTCAGGCTGGCGGCGCCGTTCTCACCGTTTACCGGGGATTTGTCGGACATCGACCGGCTGGAAATCATTCGGACGTGGAAGTTTGCGCGCGGGGACCGGTTGTCCAGTAATTAA
- a CDS encoding NINE protein: MNTYQHPVPHQDTHSKVIGYLLWIFGFTGAHRFYYGKPVTGTIWFFTFGLLGIGWLIDLFLIPSMDREADLRFTAGPIEYNVAWILLTFLGVFGVHRMYQGKWISGLLYLVTGGLFFLGVLYDFWTLNDQVSVRNAQNRGTFQ, from the coding sequence ATGAACACCTATCAACACCCCGTTCCACATCAGGACACCCACAGCAAAGTGATCGGTTATCTGCTGTGGATTTTCGGTTTTACCGGGGCGCACCGCTTCTATTACGGCAAGCCGGTGACCGGGACGATCTGGTTTTTCACCTTCGGTTTGCTGGGCATTGGCTGGCTGATCGACCTCTTCCTGATCCCGTCGATGGACCGGGAAGCAGACCTGCGTTTCACCGCGGGGCCGATCGAATACAACGTTGCGTGGATTCTGCTGACGTTTCTCGGGGTATTCGGCGTACACCGGATGTATCAGGGGAAGTGGATCAGCGGGTTGCTGTATCTGGTGACGGGCGGGTTGTTCTTTCTGGGGGTTTTGTATGACTTCTGGACGCTGAATGATCAGGTGTCGGTGCGTAACGCGCAGAATCGCGGCACTTTCCAGTAA
- a CDS encoding dihydroorotase, whose amino-acid sequence MKLSILGARVIDPVSGLDQVTDIHIEACKIVAIGAAPAGFVAVDTLDAQGLVAAPGLVDLNVALREPGYSRKGSIVSETRAAAAGGVTSLCCPPKTKPVLDTSAVAELILDRAREAGNTKVFPIGALSKGLDGEQLAELVALRDAGCVAFGNGLESFRNTRTLCRALEYAATFDLTVIFNSQDHDLAEGGLAHEGPTASFLGLPGIPETAETVALARDLLLVEQSGVRAHFSQLTSARGVALIAQAQARGLPVTADVALYQLILTDEALIDFSSLYHVQPPLRTRADRDGLREAVKSGVVSAISSHHQPHERDAKLAPFGATEPGISSVELLLPLAMTLVEDGLLDLPTLLARLSAGPAEALRLPAGKLAVGGAADIVLFDPAASTVAGETWLSKGENCPFIGHTLPGVVRYTLVDGRISHQA is encoded by the coding sequence GTGAAGCTCAGCATTCTCGGCGCCCGCGTGATCGATCCAGTCAGCGGGCTGGATCAAGTGACTGATATCCACATCGAAGCCTGCAAGATCGTCGCCATTGGCGCCGCTCCGGCCGGTTTCGTCGCCGTCGACACCCTCGACGCCCAAGGCCTGGTGGCCGCCCCTGGCCTGGTTGACCTGAACGTCGCCCTGCGCGAGCCGGGTTACAGCCGCAAAGGGTCGATCGTCAGCGAAACCCGCGCGGCCGCGGCCGGCGGTGTGACCAGCCTGTGCTGCCCGCCGAAAACCAAACCGGTGCTGGACACCTCGGCCGTGGCCGAACTGATCCTCGACCGCGCCCGCGAGGCCGGCAACACCAAAGTCTTCCCGATCGGCGCACTGAGCAAAGGTCTGGACGGCGAGCAACTGGCAGAGCTGGTTGCCTTGCGCGACGCTGGTTGCGTGGCCTTCGGCAACGGCCTGGAAAGCTTCCGCAACACCCGCACGCTGTGCCGTGCGCTGGAGTACGCGGCGACCTTCGACCTGACGGTGATTTTCAACTCCCAGGACCATGATCTGGCCGAAGGTGGCTTGGCGCATGAAGGCCCGACCGCCAGTTTCCTCGGTTTGCCGGGCATTCCGGAAACCGCCGAAACCGTGGCATTGGCCCGGGACCTGCTGCTGGTCGAGCAAAGCGGCGTGCGCGCGCACTTCAGCCAGCTGACCAGTGCTCGCGGCGTGGCCCTGATCGCTCAGGCTCAGGCCCGTGGATTGCCGGTGACGGCCGATGTCGCGTTGTATCAGCTGATCCTGACCGATGAAGCGCTGATCGATTTCAGCAGCCTCTATCACGTGCAGCCGCCATTGCGCACCCGCGCCGACCGCGATGGCTTGCGTGAAGCGGTGAAGTCGGGGGTGGTTTCGGCTATTTCCAGCCATCACCAGCCACATGAGCGGGACGCCAAACTGGCACCGTTCGGTGCGACCGAGCCGGGGATCAGCAGTGTCGAACTGCTGTTGCCGCTGGCGATGACGCTGGTGGAGGATGGTTTGCTGGATCTGCCGACGTTGCTGGCGCGCTTGAGTGCCGGACCGGCCGAAGCCTTGCGCTTGCCGGCGGGGAAACTGGCAGTGGGTGGAGCGGCGGATATCGTTCTGTTCGACCCTGCGGCTTCGACCGTGGCCGGTGAAACCTGGTTGTCCAAGGGTGAGAACTGCCCGTTCATTGGGCATACCCTGCCGGGCGTCGTCCGTTACACCCTGGTGGATGGGCGGATCAGCCACCAGGCGTAA
- the pyrR gene encoding bifunctional pyr operon transcriptional regulator/uracil phosphoribosyltransferase PyrR, which produces MSLPNPAELISQMAIRLKAHLEHRGISEPRYIGIRTGGVWVAQALLEELGSDAPLGTLDVSFYRDDFSQNGLHPQVRPSALPFEIEGQDLVLIDDVLMSGRTIRAAMNELFDYGRPASVTLVCLLDLDAGELPIRPNVVGATLALAAHERVKLSGPELKLELQDLAL; this is translated from the coding sequence ATGAGCCTGCCCAATCCCGCCGAACTGATCAGCCAGATGGCGATCCGTCTCAAGGCACACCTGGAACACCGTGGCATCAGCGAACCGCGTTACATCGGCATTCGTACCGGTGGCGTCTGGGTCGCCCAGGCATTGCTCGAAGAATTGGGCAGCGATGCGCCGCTCGGCACGCTGGACGTGTCCTTCTACCGCGACGATTTCAGCCAGAACGGCCTGCACCCGCAAGTGCGTCCCTCGGCGCTGCCGTTCGAGATCGAAGGCCAGGACCTGGTGCTGATCGACGACGTGCTGATGAGCGGCCGCACCATCCGCGCCGCGATGAACGAACTCTTCGACTACGGCCGCCCGGCCAGCGTGACGCTGGTGTGCCTGCTGGACCTGGACGCCGGCGAACTGCCGATCCGCCCGAACGTCGTCGGTGCGACGCTGGCCCTCGCCGCTCACGAACGCGTGAAGCTGTCCGGCCCGGAACTCAAACTCGAACTGCAAGACCTCGCCCTTTAA
- a CDS encoding C40 family peptidase → MRPFFKTWLTICLLMPLAAHATNREQRLPNVNGYTPKSHVSAPSSKNKQAVKRAPQLASKSSLVPPMATKESSNVLSRAVNVLGTPYRWGGSSPSKGFDCSGLVKYAFNDATFDLPRTSNAMASGHGEKVDRKDLKPGDLIFFNIKSRRVNHVAIYLGNDRFIHAPRRGKSVTIDTLKKPYWESHYVVAKRVLPKEKNAIQVVQR, encoded by the coding sequence ATGCGTCCATTTTTCAAGACATGGCTAACCATTTGCCTTTTGATGCCACTGGCCGCCCACGCCACCAATCGTGAGCAACGTCTTCCTAACGTTAATGGTTACACCCCCAAATCCCATGTTTCTGCTCCTTCGAGCAAAAACAAACAAGCCGTCAAACGCGCCCCGCAGCTGGCCAGTAAAAGCAGCCTTGTTCCGCCGATGGCGACCAAGGAAAGCAGTAACGTGCTGAGCCGCGCCGTGAATGTCCTCGGTACACCTTACCGTTGGGGCGGCAGCAGCCCAAGCAAAGGCTTCGATTGCAGCGGCCTGGTGAAATACGCGTTCAACGACGCCACCTTCGATCTGCCACGCACTTCGAACGCCATGGCCAGCGGTCATGGCGAGAAAGTCGATCGCAAGGATCTGAAGCCGGGCGACCTGATTTTCTTCAACATCAAGAGCCGCCGGGTCAATCACGTTGCCATCTACCTGGGCAACGACCGCTTTATCCACGCACCGCGTCGTGGCAAGTCGGTGACCATCGACACCTTGAAGAAACCGTACTGGGAAAGCCACTACGTGGTTGCCAAGCGGGTTCTGCCGAAAGAGAAGAATGCCATTCAGGTCGTTCAGCGCTGA